The following coding sequences lie in one Bacillus sp. BGMRC 2118 genomic window:
- a CDS encoding ABC transporter ATP-binding protein, with protein MIKALSFLKPYRIPVVIALLFMLTELVVELIHPLLMAKIIDDGILKGDFSVVLHWGLIMVGMSLLAFIAGITNSFYASHVSQSYGYDIRKGLFEKIQAFSFANFTKFPTSSLITRLTNDVTQIQNTVFMALRIMLRAPLLIIGGVIMALIVNVKLALLLLVTVPVLFFFLLWVMNKGWGLFHSVQERLDAVNNVMRENLTGMRLIRAFMRRNHEINRFSTANEKLMEKTVSALRLMETSMPILLLLMNVSIIAILWFGNFEINNGGVKVGDVVAIVHYGMRITSALSIFSWIVMAFSRARASAGRIAEVLETDISVTDASQTISKEETVQEGKIAFEHVSFQYPGTSDVVLHDVSFVVEPGETVAILGATGSGKTSLFQLIPRLYDVSKGKVFLDNNDVTTMKMENIRKQIGYVPQESMLFTGSIRDNISWGKDNASLEEVMDAAKDAQIHETIEKLPNGYDTLLGQKGVNLSGGQKQRISIARALIRKPKILLLDDSTSALDLKTEAKLLKAMKGYTCTTLIITQKVSTAVEADKIILLDEGKVLAQGNHQQLLESSELYRKIYQSQAREEGVHHVRAAD; from the coding sequence ATGATTAAAGCTTTATCATTTTTAAAACCATACCGAATACCGGTAGTGATTGCACTTCTATTTATGTTAACGGAGTTGGTGGTGGAACTGATTCATCCGCTTCTAATGGCGAAAATCATTGATGATGGGATCCTAAAAGGTGATTTCTCAGTTGTTCTACACTGGGGATTAATTATGGTTGGAATGTCACTGCTAGCATTTATTGCAGGTATTACAAACTCCTTTTATGCCTCACATGTCAGTCAAAGCTATGGCTATGACATAAGAAAAGGTTTATTTGAAAAAATCCAGGCATTTTCATTTGCAAACTTTACTAAATTTCCTACATCATCATTAATTACACGTTTAACAAATGATGTAACACAAATACAAAACACCGTATTTATGGCACTGAGAATTATGCTGCGAGCACCACTGTTAATTATTGGTGGAGTTATAATGGCTCTCATTGTAAATGTAAAGCTTGCTTTATTGTTGTTAGTAACAGTCCCAGTCCTTTTCTTTTTCCTCTTATGGGTGATGAATAAAGGGTGGGGGCTTTTCCACTCTGTCCAAGAACGATTAGATGCAGTCAATAATGTAATGCGTGAAAACTTAACAGGTATGAGGTTGATTCGTGCCTTTATGAGAAGAAATCATGAAATTAATAGGTTTTCAACTGCGAACGAAAAATTAATGGAAAAGACAGTTTCAGCACTACGGTTAATGGAAACGTCTATGCCGATTTTATTGTTATTAATGAATGTTAGTATTATTGCTATCCTTTGGTTTGGGAATTTTGAAATTAATAATGGTGGAGTTAAGGTCGGAGACGTTGTGGCGATCGTTCATTACGGAATGAGAATTACGTCAGCTTTATCTATCTTTTCATGGATTGTCATGGCATTTTCAAGAGCAAGAGCATCTGCAGGACGTATAGCGGAAGTGCTAGAAACGGATATATCAGTTACAGATGCATCACAAACAATTTCAAAAGAAGAAACAGTACAGGAAGGTAAAATTGCATTTGAGCATGTATCCTTTCAATATCCGGGAACTTCAGATGTCGTACTTCATGATGTATCATTTGTCGTAGAACCAGGTGAAACGGTTGCGATACTAGGGGCTACAGGATCAGGAAAAACGTCATTATTCCAATTGATACCAAGACTCTATGATGTATCGAAGGGAAAGGTTTTTCTTGATAATAATGACGTCACTACCATGAAAATGGAAAACATTCGTAAGCAAATAGGGTATGTTCCTCAAGAGTCTATGCTCTTTACCGGATCTATACGAGACAACATCTCATGGGGGAAAGACAATGCTTCCTTGGAGGAAGTAATGGATGCAGCAAAGGATGCGCAAATTCATGAAACAATTGAAAAGCTACCGAATGGATATGATACATTACTAGGTCAAAAGGGTGTCAATTTATCTGGAGGACAAAAGCAGCGTATTTCAATTGCAAGAGCACTAATCCGAAAGCCTAAAATATTGTTATTGGATGATAGTACAAGTGCTTTAGACTTAAAGACTGAAGCAAAACTGTTAAAAGCAATGAAAGGTTATACATGCACAACATTAATTATTACCCAAAAAGTGAGTACGGCAGTTGAGGCAGATAAGATTATATTGCTAGATGAAGGTAAGGTATTGGCACAAGGTAATCATCAACAATTGCTAGAGAGTAGTGAATTATATAGGAAGATTTATCAATCACAGGCCCGAGAGGAGGGAGTCCACCATGTTCGAGCAGCTGACTAA
- a CDS encoding M6 family metalloprotease domain-containing protein — protein MLKVLSKSALSLALAGSLVAGGAMSSGGTEEVKAKGTYGLELAHYVGASPELAQKAKDLGIDLSKVDPAEKIAGQGSKFQAPGDSHVAYREATGDIPVLVLLAKYKDGDEPVGDMTGQVPAKYYEDLIFGTEYNPYELEQFKQYDGPDVPKNRTMQNAYKESSYGKTNLVRNENTEFAWVELPHGASYYLDQEGKYAENGTYVNGNVNGDAHTGEFIRDLLKAADDQVDFSKYAENGEVPNIFVVHEGTGAEFSRDPGQWWSHKWSLLSALYYGKYYETGKTAPQYEGISQSAWIDRTIAEEMTYDGVVVNNYNIQPGIGGNVAGFDNATGTYKEELKEGPYPAQTGVYAHEFGHALGLPDFYDTVYSSEGVGNYSMMAGGSWMRYPNAAAYSGNSPTHFDPFSKIFLGWVTPKEVKPTDGVKTITIPSADKATGEDGIVKMEVPGSNGTEYFLFENVQQSGFNQGLARQGEDSHGLVAWHVDEDIIELYQSAGLRPNNVENWMNKRFQFNQSATASDGTVVTHYGLSVLQADGNYDLEKNINRGDAGDFFKTGDKLTPNSGNVHTGSYYFWKGNGSTPADSGIHVTDIVENADGSITAKFYYSTNEGKKK, from the coding sequence GTGCTAAAAGTATTATCGAAATCGGCGTTGTCTCTAGCATTGGCTGGTAGTTTAGTAGCTGGTGGTGCTATGAGTAGTGGAGGAACAGAAGAAGTAAAGGCAAAAGGTACATACGGCTTGGAACTCGCTCACTACGTGGGTGCATCACCTGAGCTTGCACAAAAGGCTAAAGACTTGGGAATTGATCTATCAAAAGTAGATCCTGCAGAGAAAATTGCAGGTCAAGGATCTAAGTTCCAAGCACCTGGGGATAGCCATGTAGCGTACAGAGAGGCAACAGGTGATATTCCGGTACTTGTACTACTAGCAAAGTACAAAGATGGAGATGAGCCGGTAGGAGATATGACTGGCCAAGTTCCAGCAAAATACTATGAGGACTTAATCTTCGGTACAGAATACAATCCGTATGAACTGGAACAGTTTAAACAGTACGATGGTCCAGATGTACCGAAAAATAGAACAATGCAAAATGCTTATAAAGAATCTAGTTATGGCAAAACGAATCTAGTTAGAAATGAAAATACTGAATTTGCATGGGTAGAGCTTCCTCATGGAGCATCTTACTACCTAGATCAAGAAGGTAAGTATGCTGAAAATGGCACATATGTTAACGGTAACGTAAACGGTGATGCACATACTGGTGAGTTTATTCGTGATCTATTAAAAGCTGCAGATGATCAAGTAGATTTCTCAAAGTATGCTGAGAATGGTGAAGTACCAAACATTTTCGTTGTGCATGAAGGAACTGGTGCAGAATTTAGTAGAGACCCAGGACAATGGTGGTCTCATAAGTGGAGTCTATTAAGTGCTCTTTATTATGGGAAATACTATGAAACTGGTAAGACAGCACCACAATATGAAGGCATTAGTCAATCAGCGTGGATTGATAGAACGATTGCTGAAGAAATGACGTATGATGGAGTGGTTGTAAATAACTACAACATCCAACCGGGAATCGGCGGAAACGTTGCAGGGTTTGATAATGCAACTGGCACATACAAGGAAGAGCTAAAAGAAGGTCCTTATCCGGCACAAACTGGGGTATATGCTCATGAATTTGGTCATGCTCTTGGTTTACCAGATTTCTATGACACTGTTTATTCTTCGGAAGGTGTAGGAAACTATTCAATGATGGCTGGTGGATCTTGGATGCGTTATCCAAATGCTGCAGCATACTCAGGGAACTCTCCAACTCACTTTGATCCATTTTCTAAGATCTTCTTAGGATGGGTAACTCCGAAAGAAGTTAAGCCAACTGATGGAGTAAAAACCATTACAATACCTTCAGCAGACAAAGCTACAGGTGAAGACGGTATCGTAAAAATGGAAGTACCAGGTTCTAACGGTACTGAGTACTTCTTATTCGAAAACGTTCAACAATCAGGTTTCAACCAAGGTCTTGCTCGTCAAGGTGAAGACTCTCATGGCTTAGTAGCATGGCATGTTGATGAAGATATCATCGAGTTATATCAATCAGCTGGATTACGTCCGAACAATGTTGAAAACTGGATGAACAAGCGTTTCCAATTCAACCAATCAGCAACAGCTAGTGATGGAACAGTTGTTACTCACTACGGTCTATCTGTTCTTCAGGCTGATGGAAACTATGATCTTGAAAAGAACATAAACCGTGGGGATGCGGGCGACTTCTTCAAGACAGGTGATAAGCTGACTCCAAACTCAGGTAATGTTCATACAGGTTCTTACTACTTCTGGAAGGGCAATGGCTCAACTCCAGCAGATTCGGGAATTCATGTAACAGATATTGTGGAAAATGCAGATGGATCAATTACTGCAAAGTTCTACTATAGTACAAATGAAGGCAAGAAAAAATAG
- a CDS encoding MFS transporter, which translates to MLENRKKDPLWTKSFIMLMLGNLFTFMSFQMLIPTLPPYIKSIGASGIEIGLVTSLFSIGAVLSRPFIGYMLEYKTRKPLVLIGALALLGITMTYALSTVIVIFLLFRFLHGLAWGWSTTVNGTAAVDVVPNSRLGEGMGYFGLSVTLGMIIAPSLGIYLYQVTSFTNLIYISGTLGFISVILLSIVKYMTPADVIKTKKEDIKFSYLGSLIEKTSWYPAFITIIATFGYGAIATFIVIFGEERGINQIFLFYLFNAIMASVSRPIAGKWFDERGPKALVLFCTTVTFIGMWVLSFATSNVYIIIAGMLFGIGFGSLLPTLQSWTLSKTAPNRRGVANGMFYSAIDLGIGLSGFIFGFLAIYVELGLLFRISSLFLIFVIVFTLVEGKRKSITEQKAIS; encoded by the coding sequence ATGTTGGAAAATCGTAAGAAAGATCCTCTATGGACAAAATCTTTTATCATGCTTATGCTTGGGAATTTGTTTACATTTATGTCTTTCCAAATGTTAATCCCGACCTTACCACCATATATAAAATCAATTGGAGCTTCAGGAATTGAAATAGGACTGGTAACGTCATTATTCTCGATAGGAGCTGTATTGAGCAGACCATTTATTGGCTACATGCTCGAATATAAGACGAGAAAGCCCCTTGTATTAATAGGAGCTCTTGCCTTACTTGGGATTACAATGACGTATGCTCTTTCAACTGTGATTGTAATATTTTTGCTATTCAGGTTTTTGCATGGCTTAGCCTGGGGCTGGTCAACAACCGTAAATGGTACAGCAGCAGTGGATGTTGTGCCAAATTCAAGACTTGGGGAAGGGATGGGATATTTCGGCCTTTCCGTAACACTTGGGATGATTATTGCGCCAAGTCTAGGCATCTATTTATATCAAGTTACATCATTTACAAACTTAATTTATATATCCGGAACGCTAGGATTCATTTCAGTCATTTTGCTTTCAATCGTGAAGTACATGACACCTGCTGATGTAATCAAGACAAAGAAGGAAGACATTAAGTTTTCCTATCTAGGATCACTTATTGAAAAAACAAGCTGGTACCCTGCTTTTATCACAATCATTGCAACCTTTGGATACGGAGCTATTGCCACATTTATTGTCATTTTTGGTGAAGAACGTGGAATTAATCAAATCTTCCTATTCTATTTATTCAATGCCATTATGGCTTCTGTCTCAAGACCGATAGCAGGAAAATGGTTTGATGAAAGAGGTCCAAAGGCTCTTGTACTGTTTTGTACAACAGTAACATTTATTGGTATGTGGGTGTTATCATTTGCCACATCCAATGTATATATCATTATTGCTGGAATGTTATTTGGTATCGGCTTTGGATCATTACTTCCAACACTGCAATCATGGACTCTCTCTAAAACAGCTCCAAACAGACGCGGAGTTGCCAATGGTATGTTCTACTCGGCCATTGATTTAGGTATTGGGTTAAGTGGATTTATATTTGGCTTTTTAGCCATCTATGTAGAGCTTGGACTTTTATTTAGAATCTCTAGTTTATTTTTAATTTTTGTTATTGTCTTCACACTGGTAGAAGGTAAGAGGAAATCTATAACAGAACAAAAAGCAATTTCGTAG
- the qoxD gene encoding cytochrome aa3 quinol oxidase subunit IV, with protein MEKHEKGFPISHVFGFILSLVLTFVAAAVVIKMNLSATITMWIIGSLAIIQAGLQLFMFMHVSEGEDKKTQIINLVYGVFCAIVIVVGTIWVMGFGNHMH; from the coding sequence ATGGAAAAGCATGAAAAAGGATTCCCAATCAGTCATGTTTTTGGATTCATTCTCTCGCTCGTACTAACCTTTGTTGCCGCTGCGGTTGTGATAAAGATGAATCTTTCTGCAACGATTACGATGTGGATTATCGGATCACTTGCCATCATTCAGGCTGGACTTCAACTATTCATGTTCATGCATGTGAGTGAAGGGGAAGATAAGAAGACACAAATTATTAATCTTGTGTATGGAGTATTCTGTGCCATTGTTATTGTTGTCGGTACGATTTGGGTAATGGGCTTTGGAAACCATATGCATTAA
- the qoxC gene encoding cytochrome aa3 quinol oxidase subunit III translates to MAANLNTSLPLEYQSEQSRMNILGFWIFLGAEIVLFATLFGVYAVLSSRTAGGPSLQDIIMFDGVMIQTLLLLVSSFTCGIAIYEMRRNNVKGLVTWLILTLLLGAGFLYMEINEFIHYVHEGATMQTSAFLSSFFTLLGTHGLHVTLGIGWATMIIIQLLRRGLTPVTARKTFIIGLYWHFLDVVWIFIYTFVYLKGLVM, encoded by the coding sequence TTGGCAGCTAATTTAAATACGTCATTACCTTTAGAATATCAGTCAGAACAAAGTCGTATGAATATCCTTGGATTCTGGATTTTCCTTGGTGCTGAAATTGTTTTATTCGCCACTCTCTTTGGTGTATATGCTGTTCTAAGTAGCCGTACAGCAGGTGGTCCTAGCCTGCAGGATATCATTATGTTTGATGGAGTTATGATTCAGACGCTTCTTTTATTAGTAAGTAGTTTTACATGTGGAATAGCGATTTATGAGATGCGCCGTAACAATGTAAAAGGATTAGTTACGTGGTTGATTTTAACACTGTTACTCGGAGCCGGGTTCCTATATATGGAGATTAATGAATTCATTCACTATGTCCATGAAGGAGCAACGATGCAAACAAGTGCGTTCTTATCTAGTTTCTTTACTCTTCTAGGAACGCACGGACTTCACGTTACACTCGGTATCGGCTGGGCGACAATGATTATTATTCAGTTACTAAGAAGAGGATTAACACCAGTTACAGCGCGCAAAACGTTTATTATCGGACTATATTGGCACTTCTTAGATGTAGTTTGGATTTTCATTTACACATTCGTGTATTTAAAAGGGTTGGTGATGTAA